Proteins from a single region of Streptomyces spinoverrucosus:
- a CDS encoding SDR family NAD(P)-dependent oxidoreductase, with amino-acid sequence MTTALITGSTAGIGAAFARRLAADGHNLVLVARDTKRLREQATELHDRHGIEAEVLTADLATDDGIEAVADRLGDRKNPVDLLINNAGFGNKGRYLDVPMADELKMLKVHCEAVLKLTSAATEAMRERGRGGVVNVASVAAFLPRGTYGASKAWVVQFTQGAARDLAGTGVRLMALCPGFVRTEFHQRAGMGTDNIPSWMWLDADKLVAAALSDLARGKTLSIPDPRYKAIMGVVKVAPRGLLGGVSSRAGRKYGPQ; translated from the coding sequence ATGACAACGGCTCTGATTACGGGATCGACCGCGGGAATCGGCGCCGCGTTCGCGCGGCGGCTGGCGGCTGACGGGCACAACCTGGTGTTGGTGGCCCGGGACACCAAGCGGCTTCGGGAGCAGGCGACCGAGCTGCACGACCGGCACGGCATCGAGGCTGAGGTGCTGACGGCGGACCTGGCGACGGACGACGGCATCGAGGCGGTGGCCGACCGGCTGGGCGACCGCAAGAACCCCGTCGACCTGCTGATCAACAACGCCGGCTTCGGCAACAAGGGCCGCTATCTCGACGTGCCCATGGCCGACGAGCTGAAGATGCTCAAGGTGCACTGCGAGGCGGTGCTGAAGCTGACGTCGGCGGCGACCGAGGCGATGCGGGAGCGGGGACGCGGGGGTGTCGTGAACGTCGCCTCGGTCGCGGCTTTCCTCCCCCGTGGCACGTACGGCGCGTCCAAGGCCTGGGTCGTCCAGTTCACCCAGGGCGCGGCCCGCGACCTGGCGGGCACCGGCGTGCGGCTGATGGCGCTGTGCCCCGGTTTCGTCCGCACCGAGTTCCACCAGCGGGCCGGCATGGGCACGGACAACATCCCGAGCTGGATGTGGCTCGACGCGGACAAGCTGGTCGCGGCGGCGCTCTCGGATCTGGCACGGGGCAAGACGCTGTCCATTCCGGACCCGCGGTACAAGGCCATCATGGGCGTGGTGAAGGTGGCGCCACGGGGCCTGCTGGGCGGGGTCAGCTCCCGGGCGGGGCGGAAGTACGGGCCTCAGTAA
- a CDS encoding tetratricopeptide repeat protein, whose amino-acid sequence MQARGKQSVSAGGDIGVAVTGDHNQIHIASPVRSAYWEHVRRIAPRELVGRDEELHDLAHFCTTKSGPAYAWWRAGAWAGKTALMAWFALHPPPGVRIVPFFVTARQRAQNDVVAYGDVVLEQLAELAEDRLPAHLTEATRDAHLLRLYDQAARVCRERGERLVLLVDGLDEDRGVTTGPDAHSIAGILPTRLESGMRVIVTGRLNPPLPSDVPDDHPLRDPQYMRTLTPSPYAQAIRAEAERELKGLLAESRMCRDLLGFVVAAGAGLTATDLAHLSAETPYGVRDVLTTRAGRTFMVRKTPFAGRSVPEVYLLAHDELQEQAADMLGSSEVGRYRSRLHAWYDEYREKSWPSETPDYLLHGYVHMLREHQDVDRLVQCATDPDRQERLLHASGSDGLALAEIQVASELIIEQGGERLHDMLTLAIRRNALEERISKMTSAIPAAWVSVGEQSRGEALARGLPDKGERALALAAVGERLAGEEAARVLAEAEAVARDEADDAARDRLLVRIVPALLRAGHYARAEELATTLERPRIDPDLAHQVVTTLVEAGQVGRIAAMVEALGMSAQAPIHLAPALAECGHVADAESVARSAVAPTVRKVALLRLAAVLSRRKDDDRARILIEDALAAHGQVRLEDLLPGLAAANALEHALDMVKEVTLDERRYALISRMAGESARYGHTDDARSLLRLLPVGPDLSEGAADIVVALCGQGDLDGAFVVARLITEDRGLSRALLALALAMIRAGQVDEALQIGRILAKDDGPIDPLVRISVELAANGLRDRAREVLSDAEDLARRSVSTPAKLRVVAAVSRALSGAGCVEEARSLLEGVEEDFKAVLNRWALGEPGREQLNAAFARALADAGLFPRAELLAEGAGNGRSQERIWAETAQSMIAVGRFEDAERAARTPLKLNRSRLPALVAVSLTAAGEFERAVDLARYAEPQYEAWALAEIAYALHEVGHSARAQECTARAQALARYRPSARAAAALARAMARGGDVSAARAQLGDAEVLGETATVTREKVGALVRAMVALGDFARAEALVDRVLRPSAQATARADLVEAYVEHRELARAEALAGRITGREAARAHLAIARTVPPTRSGLHLSLALHYGWWPQCLAELLAIDPTMAGLVIDAVDRSDQGWSEAVPESSEALY is encoded by the coding sequence ATGCAGGCGCGGGGGAAACAGTCTGTCTCGGCGGGCGGCGACATCGGTGTGGCGGTCACCGGCGACCACAACCAGATCCACATCGCCTCTCCGGTGCGCTCGGCGTACTGGGAGCACGTACGCCGTATCGCGCCGCGTGAACTCGTCGGTCGCGACGAAGAGCTACATGACCTCGCACACTTCTGCACCACGAAGTCCGGCCCGGCATACGCCTGGTGGCGGGCGGGGGCATGGGCGGGCAAGACCGCGCTGATGGCGTGGTTCGCGCTGCATCCTCCGCCGGGCGTACGCATCGTGCCGTTCTTCGTCACAGCACGGCAGCGCGCACAGAACGATGTGGTCGCGTACGGCGACGTCGTCCTGGAGCAGCTCGCCGAGCTGGCGGAAGACCGCCTCCCGGCTCATCTCACGGAAGCCACGCGAGACGCACACCTGTTGCGCCTGTACGACCAGGCGGCACGGGTGTGCAGGGAACGCGGGGAACGGCTGGTTCTGCTGGTCGACGGTCTGGACGAGGACCGTGGCGTGACCACGGGGCCCGACGCGCACAGCATCGCGGGCATTCTGCCGACGCGCCTGGAGTCGGGGATGCGGGTCATCGTGACCGGACGGCTCAATCCACCGCTGCCGAGTGATGTGCCGGACGATCACCCGCTACGGGACCCGCAGTACATGCGAACCCTCACGCCATCGCCGTACGCCCAGGCGATCCGGGCCGAGGCCGAACGGGAGTTGAAGGGACTCCTGGCCGAGAGCCGAATGTGCCGGGATCTCCTGGGGTTCGTCGTGGCCGCCGGGGCCGGCCTGACGGCCACCGACCTCGCTCACCTCTCCGCAGAGACCCCGTACGGAGTCCGGGACGTCCTGACGACCAGGGCGGGGCGGACGTTCATGGTGCGCAAGACCCCTTTCGCCGGTCGTTCCGTGCCCGAGGTGTACCTGCTCGCGCATGACGAACTGCAGGAGCAGGCGGCGGACATGCTGGGCTCCTCGGAGGTCGGCCGGTACCGAAGCCGACTGCACGCCTGGTACGACGAGTACCGAGAGAAGTCCTGGCCGTCCGAAACCCCGGACTACCTGCTCCACGGGTACGTTCACATGCTGCGCGAGCACCAGGATGTCGATCGGTTGGTCCAGTGCGCGACGGACCCTGATCGGCAGGAGCGCCTTCTGCACGCCTCGGGCAGCGACGGCCTCGCTCTGGCCGAAATCCAGGTGGCGAGCGAGCTGATCATCGAGCAGGGCGGTGAACGCCTCCACGACATGCTGACACTGGCGATCCGCCGGAACGCGCTCGAGGAGCGCATTTCGAAGATGACATCCGCGATTCCGGCGGCCTGGGTGTCCGTCGGAGAGCAGAGCCGGGGCGAGGCCCTGGCCCGCGGATTACCGGACAAGGGCGAGCGAGCCCTCGCGTTGGCCGCCGTGGGGGAGCGGCTCGCCGGGGAAGAGGCCGCCCGAGTGCTGGCCGAAGCCGAAGCAGTGGCCCGTGACGAGGCGGACGACGCGGCGCGTGATCGACTCCTCGTGCGGATCGTGCCGGCGCTGCTGCGGGCGGGCCACTACGCGCGTGCCGAGGAACTGGCGACGACTCTCGAGCGACCACGGATTGACCCGGACCTCGCCCACCAGGTCGTCACGACACTCGTGGAGGCAGGGCAAGTCGGTCGGATCGCAGCGATGGTCGAGGCCCTGGGAATGTCCGCGCAGGCGCCGATCCATCTGGCCCCCGCTCTCGCCGAGTGCGGACACGTGGCCGACGCCGAGTCCGTCGCCAGAAGCGCCGTGGCGCCGACAGTCCGGAAAGTGGCGCTGCTGCGGCTCGCGGCCGTCCTGAGCCGACGGAAGGACGATGACCGGGCGCGGATTCTGATCGAAGACGCGCTCGCTGCCCACGGCCAGGTGCGGCTGGAGGACTTGCTTCCGGGGCTTGCCGCGGCCAACGCGCTGGAGCACGCCTTGGACATGGTGAAGGAGGTGACTCTTGACGAGCGGCGGTACGCGCTGATTTCGAGAATGGCGGGCGAGAGCGCCCGATACGGACACACCGACGACGCCAGGTCACTGCTGCGCCTCCTGCCCGTCGGGCCCGACCTTTCCGAGGGCGCGGCAGACATCGTCGTGGCCCTGTGCGGCCAAGGCGATCTGGACGGGGCCTTTGTTGTCGCTCGGCTGATCACGGAGGACCGCGGTCTCTCCCGCGCCCTCCTGGCTCTGGCTCTGGCCATGATCCGTGCGGGGCAGGTCGACGAGGCTCTGCAGATCGGCCGCATTCTGGCGAAGGACGACGGTCCCATCGACCCCCTGGTCCGTATTTCCGTGGAACTGGCTGCGAACGGTTTGCGCGACCGGGCCCGCGAGGTTCTCAGCGACGCGGAGGACCTGGCCCGGCGCTCGGTGAGCACCCCGGCCAAACTGCGTGTCGTCGCCGCCGTGTCGCGGGCGCTGTCCGGCGCGGGATGCGTCGAGGAGGCGCGGTCGCTGCTGGAAGGTGTTGAGGAGGACTTCAAGGCGGTACTGAACCGCTGGGCACTCGGCGAACCGGGGCGGGAGCAACTGAACGCCGCGTTTGCCCGAGCGCTGGCCGACGCAGGCCTTTTTCCCCGTGCCGAACTGCTGGCAGAGGGAGCCGGGAACGGCCGAAGCCAGGAGCGGATCTGGGCGGAGACAGCACAGTCGATGATCGCGGTCGGCAGGTTCGAGGACGCGGAACGGGCGGCCCGCACCCCACTGAAGCTCAACCGAAGCCGGCTTCCCGCTCTTGTGGCCGTATCCCTGACAGCCGCAGGAGAGTTCGAACGGGCTGTCGACCTGGCCCGATACGCAGAGCCGCAGTACGAGGCATGGGCCTTGGCGGAGATCGCGTATGCACTGCACGAGGTCGGGCACTCCGCCAGGGCACAGGAGTGCACGGCGCGGGCACAGGCACTCGCTCGGTACAGACCGTCGGCGCGGGCCGCCGCCGCCCTGGCCCGGGCCATGGCTCGCGGCGGTGACGTCTCGGCGGCCCGGGCTCAGCTCGGAGACGCGGAAGTCCTCGGCGAAACGGCCACGGTCACTCGCGAGAAGGTGGGCGCTCTCGTCCGTGCCATGGTCGCGCTCGGCGACTTCGCCCGTGCCGAGGCGCTCGTGGACAGGGTCCTGCGGCCCTCGGCTCAGGCCACGGCACGGGCCGACCTCGTCGAGGCCTATGTGGAGCACCGGGAACTGGCGCGGGCGGAAGCCCTGGCCGGGCGGATCACGGGACGAGAGGCCGCCCGCGCGCACCTGGCCATCGCTCGTACCGTGCCCCCCACCAGGTCCGGTCTCCATCTGTCCCTGGCTCTGCATTACGGGTGGTGGCCGCAGTGCCTCGCCGAACTGCTCGCCATCGACCCGACCATGGCCGGCTTGGTGATCGACGCAGTCGACCGGTCCGATCAGGGCTGGTCGGAGGCGGTGCCGGAGAGCAGCGAGGCGCTTTACTGA
- a CDS encoding ester cyclase → MTFVQVIDCKTSRFEELDRLMDAWVEKTKGKRTATHSVIGKDRSDASHFIEIVEFPSYEEAMRNSNLPETDRIFHEMVALCDEMPTFTDLDVVRDQQLFSATVRRYFELMATPGELPPLDEVMGEHYHDHDPASVEDVIGMDHVRRELRVWRDGFDFEFSIEDLIAEGDRVCARWFWKGTHKGEFLGIPATGKDVSMTGTTVFRCGGDGKLVEGWWEYDRLGLMEQLGMFEELEK, encoded by the coding sequence ATGACGTTTGTGCAGGTCATCGACTGCAAGACCAGCCGGTTCGAGGAGTTGGACCGGTTGATGGACGCATGGGTCGAGAAGACCAAGGGGAAGCGGACGGCGACGCACAGTGTGATCGGGAAGGACCGGTCCGACGCCTCGCACTTCATCGAGATCGTCGAGTTCCCGTCGTACGAAGAGGCGATGCGGAATTCGAATCTTCCGGAGACGGATCGGATCTTTCACGAGATGGTCGCGCTGTGCGACGAGATGCCGACCTTCACGGACCTGGACGTGGTGCGCGACCAGCAGTTGTTCAGTGCCACGGTGCGGCGGTACTTCGAGCTGATGGCGACGCCCGGGGAGCTGCCGCCGCTCGACGAGGTGATGGGCGAGCACTATCACGATCACGACCCGGCGAGTGTGGAGGACGTGATCGGGATGGATCATGTCCGGCGCGAGTTGCGGGTGTGGCGGGACGGCTTCGACTTCGAGTTCAGCATCGAGGATCTGATCGCCGAGGGTGACCGGGTGTGTGCGCGGTGGTTCTGGAAGGGCACGCACAAGGGCGAGTTCCTGGGGATTCCGGCCACCGGGAAGGACGTCTCCATGACGGGGACGACCGTGTTCCGGTGCGGTGGGGACGGAAAGCTCGTCGAGGGCTGGTGGGAGTACGACCGGCTGGGGCTGATGGAGCAGCTGGGGATGTTCGAGGAGCTGGAGAAATAG
- the groL gene encoding chaperonin GroEL (60 kDa chaperone family; promotes refolding of misfolded polypeptides especially under stressful conditions; forms two stacked rings of heptamers to form a barrel-shaped 14mer; ends can be capped by GroES; misfolded proteins enter the barrel where they are refolded when GroES binds), protein MAKILKFDEDARRALERGVNKLADTVKVTIGPKGRNVVIDKKFGAPTITNDGVTIAREVEVEDPYENLGAQLVKEVATKTNDIAGDGTTTATVLAQALVREGLKNVAAGASPAALKKGIDAAVAAVSEDLLASARPIDEKSDIAAVAALSAQDQQVGELIAEAMDKVGKDGVITVEESNTFGLELDFTEGMAFDKGYLSPYFVTDQERMEAVLDDPYILIHQGKISAIADMLPLLEKIIQSNASKPLLIIAEDVEGEALSTLVVNKIRGTFNATAVKAPGFGDRRKAMLQDMATLTGATVISEEVGLKLDQVGLDVLGTARRVTVTKDDTTIVDGAGKSEDVQGRVAQIKAEIEATDSDWDREKLQERLAKLAGGVCVIKVGAATEVELKEKKHRLEDAISATRAAVEEGIVSGGGSALVHAVKVLEDNLGKEGDEATGVAVVRKAAVEPLRWIAENAGLEGYVIVSKVAELEKGSGYNAATGEYGDLIKSGVIDPVKVTRSALENAASIASLLLTTETLVVEKKEEEPEPAGHGHGHGHAH, encoded by the coding sequence ATGGCGAAGATCCTGAAGTTCGACGAGGACGCCCGTCGCGCCCTCGAGCGCGGCGTCAACAAGCTCGCCGACACGGTCAAGGTGACGATCGGCCCCAAGGGCCGCAACGTCGTGATCGACAAGAAGTTCGGCGCCCCCACCATCACCAACGACGGCGTCACCATCGCCCGCGAGGTCGAGGTCGAGGACCCGTACGAGAACCTCGGCGCCCAGCTGGTCAAGGAGGTGGCGACCAAGACCAACGACATCGCGGGTGACGGTACGACCACCGCGACCGTGCTGGCCCAGGCGCTGGTCCGCGAGGGCCTGAAGAACGTCGCCGCCGGCGCCTCCCCGGCCGCCCTGAAGAAGGGCATCGACGCCGCCGTCGCCGCCGTCTCCGAGGACCTGCTGGCCTCGGCCCGGCCGATCGACGAGAAGTCCGACATCGCCGCCGTCGCCGCGCTGTCCGCCCAGGACCAGCAGGTCGGCGAGCTGATCGCCGAGGCGATGGACAAGGTCGGCAAGGACGGTGTCATCACCGTCGAGGAGTCCAACACCTTCGGTCTGGAGCTGGACTTCACCGAGGGCATGGCCTTCGACAAGGGCTACCTGTCGCCGTACTTCGTGACGGACCAGGAGCGTATGGAGGCCGTCCTCGACGACCCGTACATCCTCATCCACCAGGGCAAGATCTCCGCCATCGCGGACATGCTGCCGCTGCTGGAGAAGATCATCCAGTCCAACGCCTCGAAGCCGCTGCTGATCATCGCCGAGGACGTCGAGGGCGAGGCCCTCTCCACCCTCGTCGTGAACAAGATCCGCGGCACCTTCAACGCCACCGCGGTGAAGGCCCCCGGCTTCGGCGACCGCCGCAAGGCGATGCTCCAGGACATGGCGACCCTCACCGGCGCCACGGTCATCTCCGAGGAGGTCGGCCTCAAGCTCGACCAGGTCGGTCTGGACGTCCTCGGCACCGCCCGCCGCGTCACCGTCACCAAGGACGACACCACGATCGTCGACGGCGCCGGCAAGTCCGAGGACGTGCAGGGCCGCGTCGCGCAGATCAAGGCCGAGATCGAGGCCACGGACTCCGACTGGGACCGCGAGAAGCTCCAGGAGCGCCTCGCGAAGCTGGCCGGCGGCGTGTGCGTGATCAAGGTCGGCGCCGCCACCGAGGTGGAGCTGAAGGAGAAGAAGCACCGTCTGGAGGACGCCATCTCCGCGACCCGCGCCGCGGTCGAGGAGGGCATCGTCTCCGGTGGTGGCTCCGCGCTGGTCCACGCCGTGAAGGTCCTGGAGGACAACCTCGGCAAGGAGGGCGACGAGGCCACCGGTGTCGCCGTCGTCCGCAAGGCCGCCGTCGAGCCGCTGCGCTGGATCGCCGAGAACGCCGGCCTCGAGGGCTACGTCATCGTCTCCAAGGTGGCCGAGCTCGAGAAGGGCAGCGGCTACAACGCCGCCACCGGCGAGTACGGCGACCTGATCAAGTCCGGCGTCATCGACCCGGTCAAGGTCACCCGCTCCGCCCTGGAGAACGCCGCCTCCATCGCCTCCCTGCTGCTGACGACCGAGACCCTGGTCGTCGAGAAGAAGGAAGAGGAGCCGGAGCCGGCGGGTCACGGCCACGGTCACGGCCACGCGCACTGA
- the groES gene encoding co-chaperone GroES, whose product MTTASSKVAIKPLEDRIVVQPLDAEQTTASGLVIPDTAKEKPQEGVVLAVGPGRFEDGNRLPLDVSVGDVVLYSKYGGTEVKYNNEEYLVLSARDVLAIIEK is encoded by the coding sequence GTGACGACCGCCAGCTCCAAGGTTGCCATCAAGCCGCTCGAGGACCGCATCGTGGTCCAGCCGCTGGACGCCGAGCAGACCACGGCCTCTGGCCTGGTCATCCCGGACACTGCCAAGGAGAAGCCCCAGGAGGGCGTCGTCCTGGCCGTGGGCCCGGGCCGCTTCGAGGACGGCAACCGCCTTCCGCTCGACGTCAGCGTCGGCGACGTCGTTCTCTACAGCAAGTACGGCGGCACCGAGGTGAAGTACAACAACGAGGAGTACCTCGTCCTCTCGGCTCGCGACGTCCTCGCGATCATCGAGAAGTAA
- a CDS encoding polysaccharide deacetylase family protein — MTRRGRTAAAGVFLVLLAGCALPDAPPERAAVEAGAAPGSAASQPPPHRRWGLASPLSPRPSPLRHPRQPADGLPPVLDHVPTAHKVVFLTYDDGAEKDPRFVDMVRELRLPVSMFLTDSVAGPGYGHFARLRSVGASVQNHTLDHAALRGLPYAGQRAEICGQQRKLHARFGVRPHLFRPPYGTYDTTTRRAAGDCGIAAIVLWRATMNADDLTFTKGPARLRPGDIVSVPSTETTTPTLRERTTRLLRRVQEAGLTVGRLEDYV; from the coding sequence GTGACTCGGCGTGGGCGGACGGCCGCGGCCGGGGTGTTCCTGGTCCTGCTAGCCGGCTGCGCCCTGCCCGACGCCCCGCCCGAACGGGCCGCCGTCGAGGCGGGGGCGGCACCCGGCTCGGCCGCCTCCCAGCCCCCGCCCCACCGGCGCTGGGGCCTGGCCTCGCCGCTCTCCCCACGCCCCTCGCCCCTGCGCCACCCCAGGCAACCGGCGGACGGGCTCCCGCCGGTCCTGGACCACGTACCGACCGCTCACAAGGTCGTCTTCCTCACCTACGACGACGGCGCCGAGAAGGACCCGCGCTTCGTCGACATGGTCCGCGAGCTGCGGCTCCCGGTCAGCATGTTCCTCACCGACAGCGTCGCAGGGCCCGGCTACGGCCACTTCGCGCGGCTTCGCTCGGTCGGCGCGAGCGTCCAGAACCACACCCTCGACCACGCCGCCCTGCGCGGACTGCCGTACGCCGGCCAGCGCGCCGAGATCTGTGGGCAGCAGCGCAAACTCCACGCCCGCTTCGGCGTCCGCCCGCATCTGTTCCGGCCGCCCTACGGCACGTACGACACGACGACCCGCCGGGCGGCAGGGGACTGCGGCATCGCGGCGATCGTGCTCTGGCGCGCCACGATGAACGCGGACGACCTCACCTTCACGAAGGGCCCCGCGCGCCTGCGCCCCGGCGACATCGTCTCGGTCCCCTCGACCGAGACCACGACCCCGACGCTCCGCGAACGCACGACCCGACTCCTGCGCCGGGTCCAGGAGGCGGGCCTGACGGTGGGCCGCCTGGAGGACTACGTCTGA
- a CDS encoding polysaccharide deacetylase family protein, which yields MRVVVQNDKNRTRGRSGKTTIRVGIAVLTAAAIASGCARGDDEPPPPLKAPPARALDGYAGKLRADHAALAAAAQRWGLKQTPLRPPPPPAKKPTITTRAGFEVDEHEEQGLPPVFTTIPTKQKVVFLTIDDGAEKDPAFLRMMTELRIPYTAFLSDYLIKDDYRYFSHMQSRGVVLNNHTLHHPYLPDLSYADQKYEICGMQDVIEKRYGARPLLFRPPFGNYNSDTLLAAKDCGIDYVPLWNEEVFVDHWDYREWDRDIHPGDIVLSHFRGKDDWDGGMPDMIRAFLDKITAKGYAVGRLEDYL from the coding sequence ATGCGAGTAGTAGTACAAAATGACAAAAATAGGACGCGAGGGCGGAGCGGGAAGACGACGATCAGAGTCGGAATCGCCGTACTGACCGCCGCCGCCATCGCCTCGGGATGCGCACGGGGCGACGACGAACCGCCCCCGCCCCTCAAGGCACCCCCGGCCCGCGCACTGGACGGCTACGCCGGCAAACTCCGCGCCGACCACGCCGCTCTGGCCGCCGCCGCACAACGCTGGGGCCTGAAGCAGACCCCGCTGCGGCCGCCGCCCCCGCCCGCGAAGAAGCCGACGATCACCACCCGCGCCGGCTTCGAGGTGGACGAACACGAGGAGCAGGGCCTCCCGCCGGTCTTCACCACGATCCCGACCAAGCAGAAGGTCGTCTTCCTCACCATCGACGACGGCGCCGAGAAGGACCCGGCGTTCCTGCGGATGATGACCGAGCTGCGGATCCCGTACACCGCGTTCCTCAGCGACTACCTGATCAAGGACGACTACCGCTACTTCAGCCACATGCAGTCCAGGGGAGTGGTTCTGAACAACCACACCCTCCACCACCCCTACCTGCCCGACCTCTCCTACGCCGACCAGAAGTACGAGATCTGCGGCATGCAGGACGTCATCGAGAAGCGCTACGGCGCACGCCCCCTGCTGTTCCGCCCGCCCTTCGGCAACTACAACTCCGACACCCTGCTGGCCGCCAAGGACTGCGGCATCGACTACGTCCCGCTGTGGAACGAGGAGGTCTTCGTCGACCACTGGGACTACCGCGAGTGGGACCGCGACATCCACCCCGGCGACATCGTCCTCAGCCACTTCCGGGGCAAGGACGACTGGGACGGCGGGATGCCCGACATGATCCGCGCCTTCCTCGACAAGATCACGGCGAAGGGCTACGCGGTGGGCCGCCTGGAGGACTACCTGTGA
- a CDS encoding THUMP-like domain-containing protein, whose product MNDLAPLLTPEGRALLDEVRGTDPAQELAVATRLRRDHPAELVSAALGQARLRQRAVAKFGAADAERMYFTPNGVEQSTRASVAAYRARRFGELGVTSVADLCCGIGGDAIALARAGIRVLAVDRDPLTAAAARANAEALGLDDLIEVREADVTEVDVWAYDAVFVDPARRGGRGRIFDPEAYSPPLSWAVQVATTARHAALKVAPGIPHEAVPDAAEAEWISDGGDVKEAVLWFGTEPGLVRATLLPGPRTLRSRGLPNPAVRPVGRFLYEPDGAVIRAHLVAEVAAELDGGLIDETIAYVTSDELRPTAYATAYEITDRLPFSVKKLKALLREREVGILTVKKRGSAVEPEELRKKVKPQGPNSTTVFLTRVAGAPTMLIGHPAG is encoded by the coding sequence GTGAACGACCTCGCCCCTCTCCTCACCCCCGAAGGCCGGGCCCTCCTCGACGAGGTACGCGGCACCGACCCCGCCCAGGAACTCGCCGTCGCCACCCGGCTGCGCCGCGACCACCCGGCCGAACTGGTGTCGGCGGCGCTCGGCCAGGCGCGGCTGCGGCAGCGGGCGGTGGCCAAGTTCGGGGCGGCGGACGCGGAGCGGATGTACTTCACGCCCAACGGGGTCGAACAGTCGACGCGGGCGAGCGTGGCGGCGTACCGCGCGCGGCGGTTCGGCGAGCTGGGCGTGACGTCCGTGGCCGACCTGTGCTGCGGGATCGGCGGTGACGCCATCGCCCTCGCGCGCGCCGGGATCCGCGTCCTCGCCGTGGACCGCGACCCGCTGACGGCGGCCGCCGCGCGGGCGAACGCCGAGGCGCTGGGGCTGGACGACCTGATCGAGGTGCGGGAGGCCGACGTCACGGAGGTGGACGTGTGGGCGTACGACGCGGTCTTCGTGGACCCGGCGCGCCGGGGCGGCCGGGGCCGGATCTTCGACCCGGAGGCCTACTCGCCCCCGCTCTCCTGGGCCGTCCAGGTGGCTACGACCGCCCGGCACGCCGCCCTCAAGGTCGCGCCCGGCATCCCGCACGAGGCCGTGCCCGACGCCGCCGAGGCGGAGTGGATCTCGGACGGCGGGGATGTGAAGGAGGCGGTGCTCTGGTTCGGCACCGAGCCCGGCCTGGTGCGCGCCACCCTCCTCCCGGGCCCCCGCACCCTGCGCTCCCGCGGCCTGCCGAATCCGGCGGTACGCCCCGTCGGGCGCTTCCTCTACGAGCCGGACGGCGCCGTCATCCGCGCCCACCTGGTCGCCGAGGTGGCCGCCGAGCTGGACGGCGGTCTGATCGACGAGACGATCGCGTACGTCACCTCCGACGAGCTCCGCCCCACCGCGTACGCCACCGCCTACGAGATCACCGACCGACTCCCCTTCAGCGTCAAGAAGTTGAAGGCCCTGCTGCGGGAGCGGGAGGTGGGGATCCTGACCGTGAAGAAGCGAGGGTCGGCGGTGGAACCTGAGGAGTTGCGCAAGAAGGTGAAGCCACAGGGGCCGAACTCCACGACGGTGTTCCTGACACGGGTGGCGGGGGCGCCGACGATGCTGATCGGACACCCGGCGGGCTGA